A portion of the Deinococcus apachensis DSM 19763 genome contains these proteins:
- a CDS encoding glycoside hydrolase family 3 protein yields MTQPKPGSLVMVDIPGPALDTDTAAHLRRHGIRAVCLFGKNVRDVGQLRALCTDLREVMGEEALIALDHEGGAILRPDFWPFAPSAMGLGAADDPALTEDVNAALARQLRSVGVNWNFAPVLDVNVNPANPVIGERAYGADPALVARHGTAALRGHHREGVAGCVKHFPGHGDTHTDSHHALPRVSKSRAELDAVEFAPFRACLPLAPAVMTAHIVYDALDPAAPATLSRRVLTDLLRGEWGYTGVTVTDSMGMQAIDANYGRGEAAVLALRAGADLVMALGRREAQEATLGAMADALEGDLNSHEVEASLARLHALATAFPAQDDPGLDPQTDATLLTEAWTRGLTALRRPQPPAPGSHVLLVAQRKVARENVSEASVDAATLAQDLAAVYDVTLHAYDDPAELDWNGLRASGLPVLLATTARHRQPALAQARPDLHLALYNPYAVLDVPAPALLTYGFRPEARAALVAWLRGETGAHGRLPFGA; encoded by the coding sequence GTGACCCAACCCAAACCCGGCTCCCTCGTGATGGTCGATATCCCCGGCCCGGCGCTCGACACCGACACCGCTGCCCACCTGCGCCGCCACGGCATCCGCGCCGTCTGCTTGTTCGGCAAGAACGTGCGGGACGTGGGGCAACTGCGTGCGCTGTGCACCGACCTGCGCGAGGTGATGGGGGAGGAGGCCCTGATCGCCCTGGACCACGAGGGCGGCGCCATCCTGCGCCCCGACTTCTGGCCCTTCGCCCCGTCCGCCATGGGTCTGGGAGCGGCGGATGACCCCGCGCTGACGGAAGATGTGAACGCCGCCCTCGCCCGGCAGTTGCGCTCGGTCGGCGTGAACTGGAACTTCGCCCCGGTACTCGACGTGAACGTGAATCCCGCCAACCCGGTGATCGGCGAGCGGGCCTACGGCGCGGACCCGGCCCTGGTGGCGCGGCACGGGACAGCCGCTCTGCGCGGCCACCACCGCGAGGGCGTGGCGGGCTGCGTGAAGCACTTCCCCGGCCACGGCGACACCCACACGGACAGCCACCACGCCCTGCCGCGCGTGAGCAAGAGCCGCGCCGAACTCGACGCCGTGGAGTTCGCCCCCTTCCGCGCCTGCCTGCCCCTCGCACCTGCCGTGATGACCGCCCACATCGTGTATGACGCCCTCGACCCCGCCGCCCCCGCCACCCTGTCGCGCCGCGTCCTGACCGACCTGCTGCGCGGGGAATGGGGCTACACGGGCGTGACCGTCACCGACAGCATGGGCATGCAGGCCATCGACGCGAACTACGGCCGGGGGGAGGCCGCCGTCCTCGCCCTGCGCGCCGGGGCCGACCTGGTGATGGCCCTGGGCCGCCGAGAGGCGCAGGAGGCGACATTGGGCGCGATGGCGGACGCGCTGGAAGGCGACCTGAACAGCCACGAGGTCGAGGCCAGCCTGGCCCGGCTTCACGCCCTGGCAACAGCGTTCCCGGCCCAGGACGACCCCGGCCTTGACCCGCAGACGGACGCGACCCTCCTCACAGAAGCCTGGACCCGCGGCCTCACGGCCCTCCGCCGCCCGCAGCCCCCCGCCCCCGGCAGCCACGTCCTGCTCGTCGCGCAGCGCAAGGTGGCCCGCGAGAATGTCAGCGAGGCCAGCGTGGATGCCGCCACCCTCGCCCAGGACCTCGCCGCCGTGTACGACGTGACGCTGCACGCCTACGACGACCCCGCCGAACTCGACTGGAACGGCCTGCGTGCCTCCGGCCTGCCCGTCCTCCTCGCCACGACCGCCCGCCACCGTCAGCCTGCCCTGGCCCAGGCGCGGCCCGACCTGCACCTCGCCCTGTACAACCCCTACGCGGTGCTCGACGTGCCCGCCCCGGCCCTGCTGACCTACGGCTTCCGCCCCGAGGCCCGCGCGGCTCTGGTCGCCTGGCTGCGGGGGGAGACGGGGGCCCACGGGCGCCTGCCCTTCGGGGCCTGA
- a CDS encoding DegV family protein, with product MSAPQFAVATDGGLDAFSGLRNDVPVAPFSLTFGSTTYLMDELTREALYRELGTNPAHPTSSQPTPQDWAGAYRRARQGGLPVLALTISGGLSGSRNAAEQARALAPEVPVTIHDTRTLSAAQAFQVHAAVTAAGRGETLDTALDWVRRTHEETELYFTIETLEYLRRGGRIGRVQATLGGLLNLKPVITVDRETGAYTNVGRARSYRGAIEAVAAQVTARYGEGTPLRLGLLYGSVREDADTLLAAIKARHPVVWAGFAGVNPVLNVHTGPRAAGVAAAPGGWVWER from the coding sequence GTGAGCGCGCCCCAGTTCGCTGTGGCGACCGATGGGGGCCTCGACGCCTTCTCCGGGCTGCGAAATGATGTGCCGGTGGCGCCTTTCAGCCTGACCTTCGGCTCCACGACGTACCTGATGGACGAACTCACGCGCGAGGCGCTGTACCGGGAGTTGGGGACGAACCCGGCGCACCCCACCTCCAGCCAGCCCACGCCGCAGGACTGGGCGGGGGCGTACCGGCGGGCGCGTCAGGGGGGCCTGCCGGTCCTGGCCTTGACGATCAGCGGCGGGCTGTCGGGGAGCCGCAACGCGGCGGAGCAGGCGCGGGCGCTCGCGCCGGAAGTCCCAGTCACCATCCACGACACGCGGACCCTCAGCGCGGCGCAGGCGTTTCAGGTTCATGCCGCAGTGACGGCGGCGGGGCGGGGCGAGACGCTGGACACGGCGCTGGACTGGGTTCGGCGCACCCACGAGGAGACGGAGCTGTACTTTACCATCGAGACGCTGGAGTACCTGCGGCGCGGCGGACGCATCGGGCGGGTGCAGGCGACGCTGGGGGGCCTGTTGAACCTCAAGCCGGTGATCACGGTGGACCGGGAGACGGGCGCGTACACGAACGTGGGCCGGGCGCGCAGTTACCGGGGCGCCATCGAGGCCGTGGCGGCCCAGGTCACGGCCCGCTATGGGGAGGGCACCCCGCTGCGGCTGGGGCTGCTGTACGGCAGCGTCCGCGAGGATGCCGACACGCTGTTGGCGGCGATCAAGGCGCGGCACCCGGTCGTGTGGGCGGGCTTCGCTGGGGTCAATCCCGTGCTGAACGTGCATACCGGGCCGCGGGCGGCGGGCGTGGCGGCGGCGCCGGGCGGCTGGGTCTGGGAGAGGTGA
- a CDS encoding NAD(P)-dependent oxidoreductase: protein MSRTLAFLGLGAMGRPMAGHLARYTAETGGRTLVWNRTPERAETHAREFGSEAVGLAGVAAADVIFTCLPTSAEVDGVLAALEGQLRPGTAWVDCTSGHPEAARRQSSRLAGQGVAFLDAPVSGGTAGAEAGKLTVMVGGDAGALAAVRDSFAFAGKVVHVGGTGAGFSVKAVNNALLAVTLWATGEGLAALARGGVNLGAALEVINASSGRSNASQNLIGQRVLTREFPATFGLGLLAKDAGIAADVVRTAGASAPVLMSVEALMRAAATVVGPEADHTAALRLIEQMNGTELR from the coding sequence ATGAGCAGAACGCTGGCATTTCTGGGGCTGGGCGCGATGGGGCGGCCGATGGCGGGACATCTCGCGCGGTACACGGCGGAGACGGGTGGACGCACACTCGTCTGGAACCGCACGCCCGAGAGGGCCGAGACACACGCGCGCGAGTTCGGCAGCGAGGCGGTGGGTTTGGCCGGGGTGGCTGCCGCCGACGTGATCTTTACCTGCCTGCCCACGAGCGCGGAGGTGGACGGGGTGCTGGCCGCGCTGGAGGGGCAGTTGCGGCCCGGCACCGCCTGGGTGGACTGCACGAGTGGTCACCCGGAGGCAGCACGTCGGCAGTCGTCGCGGCTGGCGGGGCAGGGAGTGGCCTTTCTCGACGCCCCGGTGAGCGGGGGCACGGCAGGAGCGGAGGCCGGGAAACTGACGGTCATGGTCGGGGGGGACGCGGGGGCGCTGGCGGCCGTGCGGGACAGCTTCGCCTTCGCGGGCAAGGTGGTGCATGTGGGCGGGACGGGCGCGGGGTTCTCGGTGAAGGCCGTGAACAACGCGCTGCTGGCGGTAACCCTGTGGGCGACGGGTGAGGGGCTGGCCGCGCTCGCCCGCGGGGGGGTGAATCTGGGGGCCGCGCTGGAGGTGATCAACGCGAGCAGCGGGCGCAGCAACGCCTCCCAGAACCTGATCGGGCAGCGGGTGCTGACGCGCGAGTTTCCCGCGACCTTCGGCCTGGGCCTGCTCGCCAAGGACGCGGGGATCGCTGCCGACGTGGTGCGGACGGCAGGGGCCAGCGCGCCCGTTCTGATGAGCGTCGAGGCGCTGATGCGCGCCGCCGCCACCGTCGTCGGCCCGGAGGCGGACCACACGGCCGCCCTGAGGCTGATCGAGCAGATGAACGGGACGGAACTCCGGTGA
- a CDS encoding AEC family transporter has product MFQALLNVVLPVVLVAGVGALLARRFTLSQDTLGKVSLNGLTPALALSSLLGTTVGVGEGLHLAAAYFALALSGVLLAFLATRRSPGMTRRAVMASVAIGNNGNFGLPVALFALGQPGLDQAVVIFLCSVVLTFTLGPLLYGSAGGARAGLLAVARLPVVWCIVAALLVRLLHLPVPLGLRRGIDLLGQAALPMVLLSLGIQLGQAGRLSLTGPVFTAVSLRVLGMPALALGLGLGLGLRGLGLQGLVLASAMPTAVNAFLLAREYGADSETVASVVALSTLASLVTAALVVALLPQIGGLG; this is encoded by the coding sequence GTGTTCCAGGCGCTCCTCAACGTCGTGCTGCCCGTCGTGCTCGTGGCGGGGGTGGGCGCGCTGCTCGCCCGCCGCTTCACCCTCAGCCAGGACACGCTGGGCAAGGTCAGCCTGAACGGCCTCACGCCCGCGCTGGCGCTGAGCAGCCTGCTGGGCACCACGGTGGGCGTGGGGGAAGGCCTGCACCTCGCCGCCGCCTACTTCGCGCTCGCTCTGAGCGGGGTGCTCCTGGCCTTCCTCGCCACCCGCCGCTCCCCCGGCATGACCCGCCGAGCCGTCATGGCGAGCGTCGCCATCGGCAATAATGGCAACTTCGGGCTGCCGGTCGCCCTCTTCGCCCTGGGGCAGCCGGGGCTCGACCAGGCAGTCGTGATCTTCCTGTGCTCGGTCGTCCTCACCTTCACCCTGGGGCCGCTGCTGTACGGCTCGGCGGGGGGAGCGCGGGCGGGATTGCTCGCCGTCGCCCGGTTGCCGGTCGTGTGGTGCATCGTCGCCGCGCTGCTCGTGCGGCTCCTGCATCTGCCGGTTCCGCTGGGGCTTCGGCGGGGCATCGACCTGCTGGGGCAGGCCGCGCTCCCGATGGTGCTGCTCTCGCTGGGCATTCAACTCGGGCAGGCGGGGCGGCTCTCGCTGACCGGGCCGGTGTTCACCGCCGTCTCGCTGCGGGTGCTGGGCATGCCTGCCCTGGCGCTGGGGCTCGGTCTGGGGCTCGGGTTGAGGGGGCTCGGTCTACAGGGACTGGTCCTGGCATCGGCGATGCCCACCGCCGTGAATGCCTTTCTGCTGGCGCGGGAGTATGGGGCTGATTCGGAGACAGTCGCCAGTGTGGTGGCGCTGAGCACGCTTGCCAGTCTGGTCACGGCGGCGCTGGTGGTGGCGTTGTTGCCGCAGATCGGGGGATTGGGGTGA